A stretch of DNA from Triticum dicoccoides isolate Atlit2015 ecotype Zavitan chromosome 2A, WEW_v2.0, whole genome shotgun sequence:
ACTATGACCTCTGATACATTTTAGTTGCATATAATAGTCTGGCAGATAACTAAGGTATAAAACATGGCATACAAGATACAACAAGGCATGCGTGACCATATGAGTTTACAGTTAATATCCAATATTAGAAACATGTGTGTAACTCGTAAATGCTATGTGCGTCGTGCTATGCAAAGGCTGGACGATTATATCACCTTGATGCATCAATTGAATCAAGATGTCTTTTATCAAAAAAGAAATACTGGTAAATGCTATGTGGTGGTATATGATTGTGGTGTGTGTTGTATGCATCCACCTTATGATTAGTATTAACAGAAAAAGATTTACCTGAAGATGGAGGTTATAGAACATTTTGTTCCCAAAGGTGGAGGAAGTCGATGAACTGATGAGCTGAAGTCCTTCGTTCTCCAGTACATTGATACACCTGGAAAGAGGTAGAGCTGTAGCAGCATCCGTATCTCTTGACACGCTGATCTGAACCATGATTTCCTTGTCGTTGAGGCAAGTAGCGGACACAGTTGGAGCTATGCTGCCGCTCACGCTCAGTACCCCTGGTTTGCAGTTGGCACTAGCcagtttttctttcttcttctccagaTTCTCCACCTGTTTCTGCAGCTCGGGGATGTACTTGAGCGCTCGACACACCGTCGTCGGAATGCTCAGTTTCTTCTGCAGAACCACAAGGCAGCAAAGGCACATCAGGAACTCTTGATTCCTCTCATGCTACCTCTCCTGACACTAATATTATAGATATAGCTATAGCTTACAGTGTGGTCGGTGTCCGGGAGGAGGGAACGGAGAGAGAGGTAGAGCTCGTTGAGCTGCTTCCGGCGGTCGCGCTCGTACGCGTTGTGACTGAGCTTCTTGTGGGAGCCGGGCCCGCCGGAGCCGGAGCCTGACGATGCCGCGTTTGCCGGCCTCCCAGAGAGCTCGCGGACGATGTCGTCCTCGAGAACGTCGAGGTCCAGGTCGAGGTCAACGTCGAGATTCGGCCACGGCGGTGACGGTGGCAGCTGGCCGGAGAAGATCTGCGCCTCCAGCGGAGAGAAGCTGTTCGCGGACGGGTCCCCGTATAGGTGGTGATCCATCACAGGCAGTTGGGCAGTATTTTTGGAAGGCTGCAGATGGATCGTACTAGCTACCTAGCCTTGGCAAtattctttgtagcgaccagaagtAGCGGCCAGTAGTAGTAGTGGAGTTTCTAAAAAAAAAAAGCTACTAGTAGTGGAGAAAGATATCCTGAATCCCTAATCCAATTTTTGCTGTGACGATTAAAATTGACTATCAATCATAGGCCCAATGGAGTAGCCAGTTCCAAAGTCATTGGCTTATATTTATAGAGCGAGAGATGATGTAGTTTCGGTACTACAATAGACCTCCCATTATTAAGTATTTTGATTAGAGATGTCATGCAGTACTATCTTAATACTAAACCTAAATTCGAAATCCTCTTAACCAGTATGATTCTTGATCACTTGGAAGAAGAGACGGAATGGGAAAAGGACAGCTACAAAACCTCCGTTTAGCTTTCCCACAAAATCCTCTTATCACTTATAGAGACGTTTTTTCTCCATCGTACTACTAGTTATCTTttagtcacatattttatactcaaATTTTAATGACCACAAATATTGTAGCCATGCAAAATACTAACTGCTACCGATTATGCTAAGAAATAAACTATTGTCTAGCATGTTTTTTCTTGACATCTCTATTTATGACGTGGAGGCTTATGAAAGTGATGTTTTCTTAGGGCACATACAATGGTGTCATCTTAGCAATGCCACCTAGGATGAAGTATGAGTTTGAAGGGAGAGAAACGACAAtaagttttatttcttttatttaagGGTTTTCTCTTCACACTTTTCTATATTTTTAGGAGTATGCAAACATTAATTGCTAGAGATAACACTAAGAATTAATTGCTAGAGATAACCACTACTCCTCAGTCTCGGTGCATTAGGCATCTAACAGAAATCAAATAATCCTAAAACGCTAAGGCGCGAAACAGTAGTACTAGTTGAATGCATATTAATTAGACCATATCTATTAATTGGAGGACTAATCCATGCAATTTCTGCAGCACTCTATTGGGATTTGAAGGAATCTCCTAATCAATAGCACGTCTTCAGTTGAGAAAGAAATGATGTGATTGGCTTCCTCTACGATTCAATTTTTGTTCTAGCCCAATCTCTTCACGGCTAGGTTGCGATGCACCTTCTCAGATGCCTAatgcacctagacggagggagtatgattctTTTAGGAGTATGCAAACATAACAAGTGAGGGACACATACCTTCCGATGATGCGGAACACATAAAAATGTCTTATTAATTATTGCAGTAGCCCTAAACCACTATATATGATCCAACAATGCAAACAAAGCAAAGGGTTTTACATTATTCTTGATGTAAATCGTTTTGGGTGAGAAGATTTGCTGAACCAACAGTTTCATGTTTCGAGACTGTAGATGTCGATTATGTTCCACTCAAAATCCATGCCACGTGCAAAGTATCCAATTTTTTTTTTGGAGCATGGTTTTTTTTCACAGCACACAAAACATATGAGTTCTTCTTGGAAATTTGCATGCATGTATATATAAGACACAAACATGCACAATGTAAGCAAAACAAATCTTCTTAAATTTGAAGTATTTTTTTATGTTATTGCCTATGTGTTTTGCATTAGTTCGTGTGCTAGGCGGGATTAAAAATATGCTAAGCCGCAATAGCCTACAAAACTAGCTCCTATGTCCACATGAAAAAAGACAGATAGTCAAGGTTCAGCTGAACCATGGGTCAATAAACATTTCTTATGGTTCGTTTTTGATAAACCGGAAGAGTCTGTAGTTTATTGTTCTCCAATCTTGTACAAACTTTTTTGTGTGTACTGGCAAGTAGTTGGTACTAGCCTAGGCGGCCTCTATGGTGGCAACACACACGCTTCAACCAATCTTTATTTTGTTTTATACATATACAATATCAAATAATATTAGATGAATTGGAAATTATTGAAGTAATAACGGTATGGACTAGACCAACAGAAATATTTTGGGAAGCCAACTGTAGATTCCTTAAACAAAACCCCAAAAGAGTATGAATGGATATTTCTTGGGACCACTTCTAACGTAATAGGACCACTAGATTCTAGCCTTCCCTATATAAAATTCCAGCTTGTGATCAAGAAATCATTCTTTCAATATTTATTTCCTCACTTGTTATGTTAATTTGAATTGCTTGTGCTTTGTTCATGTGGCCACTTTTCAAACACGTAGGCCTACACCTTGTCTCAGCTGGTTTTGTAGGATAGTTATATAAATATGTGTATATCTTGTAGCACCCTTTTTAAAGTCTCAATAGGGAGCTTGAGCCGCATCTCAACTTTCATTCATGTTTCAGAAGAAAATACTAGAAAGATATGATATGTGAACCCCCTCTTACATGATTTCAAACCCTATGATAGAAGACAGTGCCATCTCTCTGTCATTCAACACCTATAGTCTAACAATTGCAATAGATTTTATAGCTGAATACAAAATTGGATATGATTCAAATTGAGAGAGTTTATGCGAATTTGTGCTGCTAAATGTGGTGAAGCGCGGTGATATCACCTTATCCGACCATTCATTGCCGATGATATCACCGCCATGATTTGTAAATTAATCAAGATAAATGTCCACCATTCATCCCCTATGCACCCATCTCATTCCTTCTCATGTGCTGTATGTGCAAATATTTTTTTCTCGGGTCTGTACGTTACGCATTCAATGCATGGTTTATGTGCCAACTTTAGATTTCATGTAGTACAAACTCGTCCTCTCGCGGCACCCTCTCTGTGCCTTCACCAACTTGCCTGGTTATTTAATTTTCTCGATCTTCCCATAAAAAACACATACGCCTTTCCAGGTGTCGGCCTAATATTCGCTTGACTCTACATCGACATGATTGGCCAGATTCTACTCCCTCCGATTTAAAAAAATATGATGTTTTAGATATTGATGTAATTAGTTTTTCTCTTTTGCTGGAAGTAGTTCTTTCAGGTACAACTGTGATCATCAATTTCTACTATGGTAGTATAAACCCCGAAAAAATATTTACAAAAAAATTAGGAGACAAATCTAGGGCTATGATTTTAAGGTTTATAGTCTAAGTAGTATTTTTTTTCATATGGCATTCTTGTAGTCTGAGTATTTAAAATAATATATTTTGAATAAATGAAATATTATTGATTTACATGTTGCGCCAAGGCGATAGAATTTCATCAAGTTCACACCCAGCCTAAACCAACGTTAAAATGACATAGGAATTCACAACTTTAGAAATCAAACTGACGGTATATCCAAAATGCATGCCACTTATATGTGAACCAGACTGCTGAGAGATTATTTTGGTTGGAAAACCAACCTCACTAACAATGGAAATAATACCACCTAGACACTGTCCTAATGTAGTGTTAACTAATGGATACCAGTCATGAGAACAATTACATTTGCAGTCCAACAACATTGCGCCCATCAAAATGTCAATTATTTTCGTCTGCTCCCTCTCTTCTTTATAAATAGAATGGCAAAGAAGATCAAGGCAGGCGTGGGATCAACAAGTACTTGGAACACGGACGCCAACGAAGATTTAGACTAGATTAACTTTTGCTATGTTAAAAAACTGTCATATTCGCTTTTGTTTAATGAAATATGTCAAAAATTTGTTGAATTCGGCCTGCTTTACATAAAAAATTACAGTTTGTTCAAGTACATTTGAAATGTGTCTGGACATTTAAGGTACACGGTTGGATGGTCGTCTCGTATTTATAAAGTTTGTCTAGCCTGAGTATTTTTGGTCTTCTGCGGTTTTTTTTCTAGACATTTCGAGAAAAATGAGGTACAACGACTTCGATGTGCTTTTAGTTTTATCTGAAAATTTCGTTTTCCTTGTGTCCTGAGCTGGTGTAATTTATCCAGTAAGTGGAAAAGGTGTGATGGTCATTCGTGTAAAAAATTAGTGACAACACGCCAAACAACGAAGGATTCCATTTGCACCTGCTATGGAGTATCTTAATCCCTGTGCTATACGTTTTCAAGGTACGGCAGCGTATGGGTGTGCGTGCACGTAGCGCGGGTGTCGGCATGGTGACGCCACGCGCTGTAGACGCGCGGGCACGCGCCCGCTGCGTGCCGGCTCGTGCCGCCGAGCTTTATCGCTCTTGCTGGCGCCTACACCTGCCATGCTTCATCTCTTCCAAAGTGTCTGAATTGAACGTCTTGCTACATCGCAACGAAGGTCTGATGTTAGTGCCCCTGAACTGTGAGAAATTTTGCACTAGTTGCTGGTTGTGGTGTTCCACTGTGTGCTGCTCGACTCGCAAGGCCTCTAACTATGACTAGACGAAAAGCTTGAGCTGATCAATGTTTTTAGCTTGTTATAAGATTAATGAGCTTAATGAGCAAGCAAACGAGTTTCGGGAGTAACTCCTTTAGCTTGTTAATTTCGCCAGCCTACCTAGCAGTGGCGGCGCCAGGTTCtaaagggtgggtattcattttggAGGAGGGTATTCATTTTGCCCAAATCATcactgttttgcaaaaaaaattgcttgttttatataaaatttcaatgGTTTGTCAAAATCTTGGGTATTCAACCGAATACCCAAGAAGACCCCTGGCGCCGCCCCTGCTACCTAGGGGCTCAACCCACTTTGGCAATTTCCTCACCTCCATCTTCTGCCTATGACTGTTTCTTTTGCTTCTGGTTGTAGCGTGTTGCTACTATTTTTAAAGTTTAGATTATGCAAATGTGCACCAGACTTGTGTATTGCATGCACTATGAACTATTTTGAACGTCCTTGTTTAATTTATGCTTTTGTATATTTGTGATGGGGTGCTTCTATGTTGCTTATTACCTTAACGAGTACTCATGAACACTCATGATCTTAACGAGTTCATACGAACCAAGCCGAACATGAGTTTTGGCCTATTAATATTAATGAGATTAATGATAACGAGCATAATGATAATGAGTTGAACGAGTAGCTCGGTAATCCAGCCCTACTTCTAACGGCCGCGTGGGGAAGAGGCCTTCGAGTTGCGTCTATGGAGAATTATTCAATTGGGACGTCCTCGAATCGGCCAAACGAATCAGCAACAGATGCCAATCGATCATTCATCAAAGTCGAACAGGACATGGGCATGGTGCTATGTGACCTGGCCTGCCTTAAAGGTTTGGAAATGGGTCCTGGTGCACTACTTCTAGTCCACCTGATGCCATGGTCTCTATTTAGATCGTATAAGGCTTAATATTTTTCCTTTGGATCTGTATGCATGTCCTACAGGGTCGGCCCATTGGGCTTCGAAGATCTGCCATCATTGAGAATGTGAAATGGAGGGAGCAACTATTTGCCGCTCGAACCGCTGAATTTGCCGCTCGTTGTGGCAAGGTGTCGCCGTTTAGCAAGGATCATTGGTTGGAGCGCAATTGAGGACCACATATTTGCCACTCGCTGTGGCAAGGTGCTGCCGTTTACCATAGTAGAGTTCACATATGGGTCTGCCCATTCGCACGACACTATAGTGAGCTAGCTGCTATAGGGACGACTATTTCCAAAAAAATAGCTCATTTTTATATTCGGTTCTTGAAAAGAACACCGATTTGTTTTAAAAAAAGTGAACGTGTTTCAAAACGATTTTTCCAACACTTTTTCTGAAACTACAAACATTTTCAAAAACTTTGAGAACATTATTTGAATATTTTATATGCGCATACATTTCTTGATATTCTGAATATCTTTTTTTCAAATTCCTGATGTTTTTTAAAAGTGAATATgttaaaattatgaaaatttattaAAACTCTAATTTTTTAACAAGAACCATTTTTATAATGTTTTAACATTATGTTCAAAACACACATTGTATTTGAAAACACAATAATTTTTAGTATTGTGAACATTTTAAATgaacacatttttttgaaaattttaaaaaaattctagaaaaaataaAACCTAACTTTCGCAGAAAGCCTTAAGAATATTTCAATTTCTTTAAAAACTAAAattgaaaaataaatgaaaaagtagTCAAAGAAGAAATCATGAAAAATGAAAACAGAAAGGCCCAAAATCGTAATAAACCAAAGAAGAATTATCGAAGGCTCGTAAAACCATAATCAAATACTATCCACACTGCTAAATGGGCTGGCCAACTGAAGTGAGCGCTCGCTTCTCTTCTTCCATCTGAGACGCAGTGAGAGCTATGCATCACCCGTAGATCTTGCCTCTAGGTTTTGGGTGGGTAAGCTTTTCGAAGCCGGCCTAATACGGGTCCGGAGGAAAGGTTTTTAGGAAAGTTTTTGATTGTTTTTTTTGCGTGAAAGTTTGTTTTTGTGGTGGTTTTGATCAGTTTTTCACTCAGTTCGTTTTTGCTGTTTTGTTATTGTGGTGGGTTTTGACCAGTTTTCCGCGTGGTTTTTTTTCCTGTTTGTTTTAGTGATGGTGTATGTGTTCCTTTCCACAATAGTTCATCAACTTTCTCTTTTTatcttttctctctttttccaaCACACATAAAATATTTCCGTATACACGTTGATCTTTTCAAATACGTATTGCACATTTAAAAACACAAGCTTTTGAACATGTTTTAAATATGTGTTAAAAACATTCAAATACTTGTTCAGAcaattttttacattgtataatttttttaaatgtcatgaaCACACTTTTTGAAAATTATGAATATATTTTCTAAGTGTCACATACATTTTTCTTGAATGGTACAAATAAATATTTTTCAATTACATGAATAATTTTTTAACACTAAATAattgtttttcaaattcatgaacatttttctgtaAAGCAGGATCATTTTTATATCTAAATTCTAAAACTTcattatttttctaaaatattgCGAATATTTTTAACACTGCATAAACATTTTCTTAAATGTCAGGAACATGTTTTAAAAACACAAGAAAAATAGTTTGATGTATAGCTTTGTTTAATGCCATTAATACTATTTAAAATTTGTCGTTGTTTTTTTAACACTGCATAAATTTTTTTAAATATGTCACAAACATTTTTTCGAAACATGTGAGTAGTTTGCTGATGTATTTTCTAATGTCAGTATTTTCCCGAAATAAGGAAGAAAACAACATATATTACGcgagaaaataaaatgaaaaggagACCATGAATTCTATCTGTATCCCATGATCTGTGTAGACATGTAACAAAATTAAATGAATTAAGAAATGAAGCAAACCGGCTGGCCTATTACTATTTTTTTCGTAAGCACATATTTTTCCCTTTCGTAAGTAAAAAAATGTGATGGGCGTGGTAGGAATATGTATTTGGATTCATTCTCATATGGCCTATTTTATCAACAATGATATCAAAAGGGGTTGTTAGAAATGTATAGACCCAATAGTAAGGAAACATATTTCTTGTCCAGTTTGTGCATCTTTTTCAGTAGTATTTCATATTCAATTCCTAGCCACCACTTTTTGTTCTTTCTCAAACATGGATTTATTTAGTAAGATTCAAATTTTCATTTTTGTTAGTAATTTAAACCCCAAATCTGTCGTGGTGTAAAAGTGGATATTAACCGGCGGGGTGCTGTCATGGTGTAAAATTAGATAGTAATTGGCCAAGAACTTATTTAAACATAGTATCTATGAAGGGATAATATGATAATGGAACGTTCAACCCAATGCGCTTTTCAAACAGTAAAATAGTATAAGTGGTATATCCATACTTGGGGAAGTTTTGGAGGCCGAGGAATAACTTCTCTACAATAGTTTTTTTGAGCAAACACTATCCTCTACGGATGATCCACCATCTTgtatttttctctttctctttgaaTCGGTCAAAGAAATAGAAATAGAGAATGGAGTGAAGAGGTAGGTCGAGTGATAATTTTTATTTTCATGTTGCCTCTTCTCGTTGGTTGCTTATAGACTGCCATGACGGAGCCCATCGTACAGGTGGCTTCAGTGATCACATTGTGGTTGAAGCCTCGGTCTGGTTGGCCATAGTGAAGGAGAAGGCGAGGTAGATGACGACATAATCATTGACTATTCTCCCCGCATAGGTGAACGCACCGAGGAAGAAGGGTTCTTagttttttttggtatttcttcTTGATTAGTGTTAACGTGAACACCTAGTGTGGATTTACTGTTTTTATTGTTCCGGTTTATTGGGGTGTATTGTTCAGCATTACAATTCAGGTACTCGTACCCTTTTTAGTTGAAGGGACTCATACCCTTTTTTTAGTTGAAGGGACCCATACCTAATTCGTGAAGAACAGACGCCAGAATGGAAGAACCTCCATCCTCGCACCAAAAGCCACtcacaaaccctagccacttccatTTCACATATCATCTCCATAGCAACCACCATCTTCACCACCGCATCAATCCATCTCCAAGATAGCCATACTTGCAAGCATGTATCGCATCCCCCAAACATCGTAAGATGTATTACCAATAAATCTTTCATCTTGATGTGTTCTTCAACGACATCTTATTGCGGTCCGatcgccatgtgtgagtaattcggTAAGGCAATGAGTTGAGGTATAGATTTGTAACCCGACGTGTTTGTATGAGGGATCGATGGAAGGACTTTCAATGAATGTCACCTATGTGTAAATTGCATCGTAGTTGTCTCTTGTCACTCTGACGTTCTTCGACCATGCAGGTACCCATGATCATGGAGTTCAAGCCACGAGGAGGTTAGGAGCAAGGGGGAAATGAAGCGCTATTCTAAACACCAGTGAGAGAAAGGTTTAGTACGGTAATGTGAATCCAATCATTGGGGAGACATGAGGTGTATTCATTAAACATCCAATGCTTTTGTCCTGTTTATCTTGATTACTAATGGTAGCGTACGGTGGCATTTTGACGAGTGTATATCACATGCTTACTTTTTTCCAGCGCAGACGTGTCATACAATCATGAGCAAAAAATGCTTGGTATCAAAGAAAGAAAGTCATTGGTCCATCCATTTGATTTCAAGGGCGATACTAGAAATATGCCTTATTTCAAGGGGACAACATGCAAGATTACCTGAATTGAAATGCTTGCTTCTGGAACCACCTCGTGCCTTTTGCCTGTCGCGCGGTCCCCACTAATTTGTGCGCTCTACCACACACTCCCTTGCCTAGGGGTCACCGTTTTAGCGACCACTGTGTATATATATAGAGGACTGTCCTTGCCCACATGTGCCAACCTACACATTCGCTCGCATGTGTCATTAAAAACTGTACCCATTTACCAATTTAGGCGAGGCTCCTTGCCCCTAGTGACTAGAATGAGGTACTAGCGGCCATGTGCGGTGGCGGGATCCTCGCGGATCTCGACATGCCCGCGGTGACACGGAGGGTGACGAAGCTAAAGCTGTGGCCGAGAAGAAGAAGCCCCGGCAAGGCGGTGGCGGGGGGCAGCGCTTTTCAAGGCTTGACGTGCTTGGGGTCGGGCTTGAGATGGAGTACAAAGATGTGGACATTGAAGAGTTTGAGGTTCGCTCCAGGGACTCCGACTTGGATCTCGGGCGTGGTGGATGGCAAAGGAGGATGACGACGTCGAGGTCGCCGAGATCATGCTATTCACCACCGTCAAGAGGTCCCCCTCCAAAGGTATCGACACCACATCACCAGATCTGGTTTTAATCCGTCTATTAGGATTATACTTTCCATCCTTGTCTATTGTAGTATCACATTTTCTCATTTTTAGGTAGGACATAAAAGTTTGAAATCGCATATGGTTATATTTTAAGAGGGTTAAATATTTTCTTATGTTGTTTAAGCTTTAAATATATGGTTAGATCACAGCCCGAGGTGGAGCTTGGTCCAGAACCCCTGGTTGCGTCCGGGTTGTGACATCCATGCACACATGTGTAGCATACTATGGTGAACTATAGTAGGTCCATCGCCGAGTGTGAACCTCGCTCCCCCTTGGCTGTAGGTAGCACCAAACCAGATAATAAGCTTGTCTGCAAGAGACTTTCCTATTTTCACATGGTTTACACTCTTACATTTCCTGGTTTCATTCGGTTTACGGTTGTATGTTTTCTGATTTCACACGTACACTCCTTTTCTCTCTCTAGGTACATCGGCGATACAAATTTATGCATCAACCTACCCCGAAAGACTACTCTGAAGTTACATTTTGCCATTTTAAGGTAGGACACAAGGTTGTAATGACGTATTATGTTGAATGTTCTTGGatatttttaaaattttctataTATGGTTGACACAATGTTTATGCTATTTGAGTATAAAAAACTCAGTTGTAGATTTTGTATGCAAATTCTCTGGTTTGGCCCAGAGCTGCTGCTTCGTTCATGCATGGGCCAGTCTCATCATCTAAAAAAACAAAGCCATTCTCAGATAATTTCTTCTCGGTGCCAAGTAAGGCACAAAGTCATGAAGCAATCTCGCCAtgttattt
This window harbors:
- the LOC119352201 gene encoding protein IRON-RELATED TRANSCRIPTION FACTOR 2-like; this encodes MDHHLYGDPSANSFSPLEAQIFSGQLPPSPPWPNLDVDLDLDLDVLEDDIVRELSGRPANAASSGSGSGGPGSHKKLSHNAYERDRRKQLNELYLSLRSLLPDTDHTKKLSIPTTVCRALKYIPELQKQVENLEKKKEKLASANCKPGVLSVSGSIAPTVSATCLNDKEIMVQISVSRDTDAATALPLSRCINVLENEGLQLISSSTSSTFGNKMFYNLHLQRSQGALNMECPSFCDTLEQAIMEAAGLYLQH